Sequence from the Rutidosis leptorrhynchoides isolate AG116_Rl617_1_P2 chromosome 3, CSIRO_AGI_Rlap_v1, whole genome shotgun sequence genome:
gtttaaggaaaaaaaaaataaaaaaataaagtcgTGTGTCGTGGACAATACTATGgtctagtattttttttttttttttttttttttggcaacacttgtggtttttttttttttcttttttttttttttttttggtaaaactTGTGCTGTCCACAGTCCACGCTTGCATTCAGGGTCTCTTTTTTTCCCCAAATTATAATTTCTCCCCCATTTCGTCACCGTTTACTTACTTACAGCAAACACCAAATATGTTAGCTCGTCTCGCATCTAAACGTCTACTCGAGATCCGTCAAGTTTTCCGTCAATCTCCACAGGTTAATTCAATTCAACTCAATTTAATTTATCTatatttaggtttttttttttttttttgcatccaTTTTGATTcagtttttatataatttattcactttgtgtatgtgtgtgttattaTGCAGTCAACTCGATCATTATCCACTGCCCTAAACTATGTAAGTAGATGTAATCGGTTTCGAAATTATTGATCTTGATTTGGCAGTTCGTgtgattttgatttttttttttaactatgtGTTTTGTATGGTGTATTACTGTGTGTGTATAGCATATTGATACGCCGGATAACAAAGCCGATGGTCCATGGGAATTCAATGAGGCCAATAAACCTAAGGTTACCTCTAGTTATATTTCTTACATtatacaatttatatttatatttatatttattatatttatatacatttatttacttTGTGAATTATGTAATACGGAGTAGTAATTTAACTTTAACATtttttatttatgtaatttttGAAAACATTTCTTGTTTACTCTCATTAGTCATTTGACACGATTCATCTCACTCAACTGTAATGAGCTCAATTGTACTGTAAAGTACTTATTTTCCTATGTTCTAAGGTATGTAGATGATGTGTTGTATACTAGGccccgtttggctcacggaatccaaTGGGATTCCGGCGGAATTGGAATGGAATCTAGACATGTGTCGTGTCTAAATTTAATTCCAATTCCGCCGGAATCCCAttggattccgtgagccaaacggggGCTAAGGATTTAGAAAAACTTATAAGTCTGACTTTTACATCTCATGAACATGTGCTTAGGTAATTGTGAAGTCTTATAAAGTTTAGATGGATATACATTTCAATTTTGATGAAAACAGATTATAGGCGATTAATGTAGGGGCGTAACTTTGGGAATAGTGtttgtttttatttttgtttttttaagcAATGGAAGGTTAGGAAGAACATGCAAGGGGAAGACTGGTTGATGAGTGATATTTCATATATACTCTTAGAAAATTTGGAAATAAATTCATGGTTTTCTTGATACTATCTTTTAGCTATTATGTTTCTGGAAGCATTCTTTACATGAAATTCACAGTGAGTGTGGTATAACATTGCTTCTACGTTTGACCTGGACCTCTATGTTTACTAGTTCTAAGAAGTATTACTTGAATTCTGGCTTTTCCTATTCTGATTAAATGGTTTACCTATAATGCTATCATACAGGTAAGGGAGATTTTGTCTCATTATCCAACAAATTACAAGCAATCTGCAGTTATCCCATTACTGGATCTTGCACAACAACAACATGGGGGATGGCTTCCAGTTTCAGCCATGGATGCGGTAACTTTCATGCTTATTTGTATATTGCAACTTATTACTTCAATTTACTTTTCAAATCTTGTGGCTGCTTACACCCAGAAATCTTACATCTTGTTTTCAGTACCAACTCGTTTATTGTTATAGGTTATCTGGTGTGTATGCTGTTGGTTTACGAATGAATTTTGTTTTGTAGATTGTACTTTGTTATATTTGTTTACACTAATGTTGTGTTATGTTTCATGTGAAGGTAGCAAAAGTTATAGAAGTTGCTCCAATTCGTGTGTATGAGGTTGCAACATTTTATTCCATGTTTAACAGAGCAAAGGTAAAAGGCTGTAAACattcatttattatttttttttttttgcataatatttatatctgaaattatttatatcTGAATGTATTTATATTGAGATTATGAGTTGGGGCAATGACTTTTAGGTTGGAAAATACCATCTTTTGGTATGTGGAACAACTCCTTGTATGATTCGTGGTTCACGAGACATTGAAGATGCTTTATTGAAGCACTTAGGAGTGAAACGAAATGGTTGGTATTTATCACACAAGTCAAAATTATCCTTTTGTGATCTTATATACATTTAGAACTCTAGAAGTAACGTTTAAGATTATCTATGGCTACTTGTTACGATATGCAGAGGTTACAAAGGATGGCTTATTTTCTGTTGGAGAAATGGAATGCATGGTGAGTCACTTGGACTTAAACTCTGTACCTTAATAATATAGATGCCCAACAAATGGCCTTTGACCTAGAAGTTAGGGATAACCCATCAACCAAGAGGTTGTGGGTTAAGTCTTTAACAAATTTCTATATAATATACGGCTGTTTATAATCGGTGGTTTAGAGTGTGTGTGCAGTTCCCGGAACACAGAATTAATTGCTTGATGGGTCCCTGTGGTTTACACACATTCACACGTTAGTCTATgtactttgttgttgttgttgtttataaTCAGTGGCTTAGAGTGTGCGTGTTTGCAGTTTCCAAAAACAGAGTTAATTGCATGATTGGTTCATGGGTGACCATTTTTGTATATGGTTTTTGCTATCATATACTTCGTATTACACGCCGGTAATGATGAAGTTGTTGAACATAGAGTATACTGGGTCAACCCTTAACTGAATGACTCGTTTTGATATGTCAATGGTCCCACCCATTTTGCTACATATAAATGCAGCACATGCACCCAGAATGTAAATGTTTGTTATACGTTTGAATCTGTAGTTGTATACCCTATCTTGTATACTATCAACCAAAAAGACACTGGAAACTTTCGAATgaacttgtatgtttgtcatgtcCTGAAACAGCAATGAGATACGGTTATGATTTCTGCTTAACTCATTGCATGCATGCACACTTGACGCTATGCTTTAATTTATTAATTAGGACTTATGTAGTAGGTTTCAAAAGTTTGAAAATACTATTTACACTCAAATTTGACAACTCAACCAAATTGGATGAAGTATATGATAGATCGACTGTTTGTGCAGGGTTGCTGTGTAAATGCTCCTATGATAACAGTGGCCGATTATTCTAATGGATCAGAAGGATATACCTATAACTACTACGTGAGCACGATACCCTTTTTAGTTATTATGGCACCAAACATTTGTTAACCTCAAAACTttgaacttccttttttttactatCGCAGGAAGATGTCACCCCAAAGAGAGTTGTTGAGATAGTTGAGGCATTAAAACGAGGGGAAAAACCACCGGTAAGAAACGCATTTACATAATTACATACAGCTGGCAAAATGGACTTTTCGGGTGAATTGGGTAATGGGTCAGGTCAAAACAAGTATTCTTTTGTACAGGTCAAAATGGTTGACATAGAACACTTTTTGTTTATAAATCATAAGACCCACTTAACCTTTTTCagttaaatttcatattttaaattattttgCCCATTTATCCTGTTAAAGAGATAACAGTAATATACTGGAATTGAAGTTGTGATCTTGAGTATTCATATTCATCATCTATAAATGATCATTATGTGAAACATTAGTTAACTTGCTTATGCTGACCCTTGACAGCGTGGGACCCAAAACCCGGATCGTATCAATTGTGGGCCTGCTGGAGGGAATACTACGTTGTTGGG
This genomic interval carries:
- the LOC139899285 gene encoding NADH dehydrogenase [ubiquinone] flavoprotein 2, mitochondrial-like; the encoded protein is MLARLASKRLLEIRQVFRQSPQSTRSLSTALNYHIDTPDNKADGPWEFNEANKPKVREILSHYPTNYKQSAVIPLLDLAQQQHGGWLPVSAMDAVAKVIEVAPIRVYEVATFYSMFNRAKVGKYHLLVCGTTPCMIRGSRDIEDALLKHLGVKRNEVTKDGLFSVGEMECMGCCVNAPMITVADYSNGSEGYTYNYYEDVTPKRVVEIVEALKRGEKPPRGTQNPDRINCGPAGGNTTLLGEPKPPPCRDLDAC